In Brevibacillus brevis NBRC 100599, a single genomic region encodes these proteins:
- a CDS encoding carboxymuconolactone decarboxylase family protein, whose protein sequence is MQARINHRAVNPEAYQTMLKLEKFVNESGLDKKLIELIKIRASQINGCAFCMDMHTQDARKLGETEQRIYLLSVWRESAVYTEAERAVLALTEAVTVITANGVSEELYQQVREHFDENQYVSLIMAINTINCWNRIAISTGMSAPYNK, encoded by the coding sequence ATGCAAGCTAGAATCAATCATCGTGCAGTGAATCCCGAAGCGTATCAAACTATGCTCAAGCTGGAAAAATTCGTGAATGAGAGCGGCTTGGACAAAAAACTGATTGAGTTGATCAAAATTCGTGCCTCCCAAATCAATGGCTGCGCTTTTTGCATGGATATGCATACGCAAGATGCGCGCAAGCTAGGTGAGACAGAGCAACGCATTTACTTGCTCAGTGTATGGAGAGAATCCGCGGTTTACACAGAGGCAGAGCGCGCCGTCCTTGCTCTGACAGAAGCAGTCACTGTCATTACAGCTAACGGTGTTTCAGAAGAGCTTTATCAGCAGGTTCGCGAGCATTTTGACGAGAACCAGTACGTTTCCCTGATTATGGCAATCAATACGATCAACTGCTGGAACCGAATCGCGATTTCGACAGGAATGAGTGCTCCGTATAACAAGTAA
- a CDS encoding YcdB/YcdC domain-containing protein codes for MKKWNRAVMSVMAATLLTATPAWAAQAEKTSASHTGVAVDATAQAMAQKTIDKLSALLPYMKELTVQKMDIGETSDVVMVERKKGDGKKTPRMVIFLDKKTGDINSFGYRTDEPDDKELPLDVQKEKADAFLKALLGDAAKMYQYNPQKSEQLGGPAYRLVINGVPHHDEKMSLALNGNGEVVSLISNVGQISKQIDPASLPKPEEAMSLEEAEKAVVGLMTPVYRSNKDGSGLMLTYQVSWSGFLDAKSGKSVETEQARFYREPNLSAPAIPVSPQGQKLIAKDKDEAASHLKNLVGFDTTGATFTEKVPEYEPNGDRKEFQWKKGDQVATVQVKNTNGQVVALYLEDDSKEPSKKVSIEEAQKTALQVLQTYLHTDTKAVTMDKDFRLKQSDHYIFNFFNTINGIPVEDQSYTVEINSETGKLMGLFGKFDPSAVTYPDPAKAVSPEKAAKEYLKHHPLELMYYAPVIDRESSESTILVYKPQENDYMLEYVDALTGESIQNPRKKK; via the coding sequence ATGAAAAAATGGAATCGGGCAGTTATGTCAGTCATGGCGGCAACTCTTCTGACAGCCACGCCAGCATGGGCGGCTCAAGCTGAGAAGACTTCAGCCAGCCATACGGGAGTGGCGGTGGATGCAACAGCGCAGGCCATGGCCCAAAAAACAATCGACAAGCTGTCAGCGCTACTGCCATATATGAAAGAGCTCACTGTTCAGAAAATGGACATAGGAGAAACAAGCGATGTTGTCATGGTAGAACGAAAAAAGGGAGACGGTAAAAAAACTCCCCGGATGGTCATTTTTCTGGACAAGAAGACAGGGGACATCAACAGCTTTGGTTATAGGACAGATGAACCGGATGACAAGGAGCTTCCGTTGGACGTCCAGAAGGAAAAAGCGGATGCATTTTTGAAAGCTTTACTGGGAGACGCGGCGAAGATGTACCAATATAATCCGCAAAAGTCAGAGCAATTGGGCGGTCCCGCATATCGGTTAGTCATAAACGGGGTTCCGCATCATGATGAAAAAATGTCTTTGGCTCTGAATGGGAATGGGGAGGTCGTCTCTCTGATCAGCAACGTTGGGCAGATCTCCAAGCAGATTGATCCTGCTTCCCTTCCGAAACCAGAAGAAGCGATGTCTTTAGAAGAGGCAGAAAAAGCAGTCGTAGGACTGATGACACCTGTTTATCGTTCGAATAAAGACGGCAGTGGTTTGATGTTGACCTATCAAGTCTCCTGGTCCGGATTCTTGGATGCCAAGTCAGGCAAATCAGTCGAGACCGAACAGGCGAGATTTTACCGAGAACCCAATCTTTCAGCTCCTGCTATTCCAGTTTCGCCGCAGGGCCAAAAGTTGATTGCAAAGGATAAGGATGAAGCTGCGAGCCATTTGAAAAATCTTGTTGGCTTTGACACAACGGGAGCTACTTTTACTGAAAAGGTCCCCGAATATGAGCCAAATGGGGATAGGAAGGAGTTTCAATGGAAAAAAGGGGATCAAGTCGCCACCGTACAGGTAAAAAACACGAATGGTCAAGTCGTTGCTCTGTATTTGGAAGACGATTCTAAAGAGCCTAGCAAGAAGGTATCCATCGAAGAAGCTCAAAAGACAGCCCTGCAAGTGCTACAAACTTATTTGCATACCGATACAAAAGCTGTGACAATGGACAAGGATTTCCGACTGAAGCAATCCGATCATTACATCTTCAATTTTTTCAACACAATAAATGGCATTCCGGTTGAGGATCAATCGTATACAGTTGAGATTAACAGTGAGACAGGCAAACTGATGGGCCTGTTTGGAAAATTTGACCCCAGCGCAGTCACTTATCCCGATCCAGCCAAGGCAGTCTCACCAGAGAAAGCAGCGAAAGAGTATCTGAAGCATCACCCATTGGAACTGATGTACTATGCTCCGGTCATAGACCGTGAAAGTTCGGAGTCCACGATACTGGTTTACAAGCCACAAGAGAATGACTACATGTTAGAGTACGTAGACGCCCTGACTGGGGAGTCTATCCAAAACCCAAGAAAGAAGAAATAA
- the mutY gene encoding A/G-specific adenine glycosylase, producing MARKKESLKYALPEQFHVFGFAQDLLAWYDSQKRDLPWRINKDPYRIWVSEIMLQQTRVETVKPYYANFMEKFPTVSELAKAPEEDVLKAWEGLGYYSRARNLQAAAREVTVRYGGVVPDTPEEIATLKGVGPYTAGAILSIAYEKAEPAVDGNVMRVFSRLLYLTDDIAKPATRIKIEHLVRQVIPEGRAGDFNQALMELGAMVCVPRTPQCLTCPVFDYCMARQEGVAEELPVKGKAKPPRPVDLQVGIIIRDGKVLMNKRPDQGLLAGMWEFPTVETEQESDAAKQEALAAGLRERFGIDVEVMQPLGTVQHVFSHLQWNMQVWSCDWIEGEELPAHARYAAWEELDAYTIPMAHQKIRELLGQK from the coding sequence ATGGCGAGAAAAAAAGAAAGCTTGAAATATGCACTTCCTGAACAATTTCATGTGTTCGGCTTTGCTCAGGATTTGCTAGCCTGGTACGACTCACAAAAGCGGGATTTGCCTTGGCGGATCAACAAAGACCCATATCGTATCTGGGTATCGGAGATTATGCTTCAGCAAACACGCGTAGAGACCGTTAAACCTTATTATGCGAATTTCATGGAGAAATTTCCGACAGTGAGTGAGTTAGCGAAAGCACCCGAGGAAGATGTCTTAAAAGCGTGGGAAGGACTCGGTTACTACTCCCGCGCGCGCAATCTTCAAGCTGCAGCCCGCGAGGTAACGGTTCGCTATGGAGGCGTTGTGCCGGATACACCAGAAGAGATTGCTACACTAAAAGGTGTCGGGCCGTATACAGCAGGTGCCATTCTTAGCATTGCCTATGAAAAGGCGGAGCCGGCTGTGGATGGAAATGTTATGCGTGTTTTTTCACGTCTGCTGTATTTAACCGATGACATTGCCAAGCCTGCCACAAGAATCAAAATTGAACATCTCGTACGCCAAGTCATTCCAGAGGGAAGAGCGGGAGATTTCAATCAGGCTTTAATGGAGCTGGGAGCGATGGTCTGTGTTCCACGCACTCCGCAATGCTTGACCTGTCCGGTGTTTGACTACTGTATGGCGCGCCAAGAAGGAGTGGCAGAAGAGCTGCCGGTCAAAGGCAAAGCCAAACCTCCACGTCCTGTTGATCTGCAAGTAGGCATTATCATTCGCGACGGCAAAGTATTGATGAACAAGCGTCCCGATCAGGGGCTACTCGCCGGCATGTGGGAATTCCCTACTGTTGAAACCGAACAGGAAAGTGATGCTGCCAAGCAGGAGGCACTTGCAGCTGGTTTGCGTGAACGATTCGGAATCGATGTAGAAGTCATGCAGCCGTTAGGTACGGTTCAGCACGTCTTCTCCCATTTGCAGTGGAACATGCAAGTATGGTCCTGTGACTGGATCGAAGGGGAAGAGCTCCCCGCTCATGCAAGATACGCTGCTTGGGAGGAATTAGATGCTTACACCATTCCGATGGCGCATCAAAAAATTCGTGAGCTGTTGGGACAAAAATAA
- a CDS encoding dioxygenase family protein, which translates to MMPSFFIAHGAPLLAIENNAYTEALNQLPGLLPRKPRAIVIFSAHWEAYDQMVGTMDTFPTIHDFGGFPQALYEIEYPAKGEREVADETIRLLQEAGIPVALNTTRGLDHGHWVVLRHIYPDADIPVVALSVNPNLTVKEQYQIGKALSPLRAKDVLILGSGGTVHNFSYMDLRESDSNTFEWAEQFEDWLQTTLTDWNVEDLANYRELAPHAEKAVPAYGTEHFVSLVYVMGAADDERTAKRLHMSIRYGSLSHTLWQFGDAK; encoded by the coding sequence ATGATGCCGTCTTTTTTCATTGCACATGGTGCCCCGTTACTTGCTATAGAAAACAATGCCTATACAGAAGCACTGAACCAATTGCCTGGCCTGCTCCCACGCAAGCCGCGTGCTATTGTCATTTTTTCCGCTCACTGGGAAGCCTATGATCAAATGGTGGGAACCATGGACACCTTCCCGACCATTCACGATTTTGGCGGTTTTCCGCAAGCGTTATACGAAATCGAGTACCCAGCAAAAGGAGAGCGTGAAGTAGCGGATGAAACCATCAGACTTCTTCAGGAAGCGGGTATTCCTGTCGCTTTGAACACGACAAGAGGCTTGGACCATGGACACTGGGTTGTTTTGCGCCATATTTATCCGGATGCAGATATTCCTGTTGTTGCCTTATCAGTTAATCCAAATCTGACTGTAAAGGAGCAATATCAGATCGGTAAAGCACTCAGTCCGCTCCGCGCAAAAGACGTTCTGATCCTCGGCAGTGGCGGAACAGTCCATAATTTTTCCTATATGGACCTGAGAGAGTCTGATAGTAATACCTTTGAGTGGGCGGAGCAATTCGAAGACTGGCTGCAAACAACATTGACTGACTGGAATGTCGAGGATCTCGCCAACTATCGCGAACTTGCTCCACATGCCGAAAAAGCTGTTCCCGCGTATGGAACCGAGCATTTTGTCTCACTCGTGTACGTCATGGGTGCTGCCGACGATGAGCGTACAGCGAAGCGCCTGCATATGAGCATCCGCTATGGAAGTCTCAGCCACACCCTTTGGCAGTTTGGTGATGCAAAATAA
- a CDS encoding pyridoxamine 5'-phosphate oxidase family protein, with translation MIPIRYSKRTITDQEQIDQFLQVAKVGHLGLSNEIEPYILPLNFAWWNGCIYFHGADSGRKIEMINGNNRVCFSVCEEYGTIASPVPAHVDTAYMSVFIAGTIERVSEPEEMRDAMQSMIDKYVPGYYSEPLPLQHVIKYRSSMGSTTAIFRITPTALTAKGNPLSEENQFYPGRKVEMDV, from the coding sequence ATGATACCAATTCGTTATTCCAAGCGTACCATTACTGATCAGGAGCAAATTGACCAATTTTTGCAAGTGGCAAAGGTCGGCCATCTCGGCTTGTCCAATGAAATCGAGCCGTACATTCTGCCTTTGAATTTTGCTTGGTGGAATGGCTGTATTTATTTTCACGGCGCGGATTCTGGCAGAAAAATCGAAATGATCAATGGCAACAACCGCGTTTGTTTCAGTGTTTGCGAGGAGTACGGCACAATCGCCTCACCTGTGCCTGCCCATGTCGATACAGCTTACATGAGTGTGTTTATCGCCGGAACAATTGAGCGTGTTTCTGAGCCTGAGGAGATGCGCGATGCGATGCAATCCATGATCGACAAGTACGTACCCGGCTACTATTCAGAACCGTTGCCTTTGCAGCATGTCATCAAGTATCGTTCTTCGATGGGCAGTACAACCGCCATCTTCCGGATTACGCCTACTGCACTGACCGCCAAAGGTAACCCACTTTCCGAAGAGAATCAGTTCTATCCCGGCAGAAAAGTCGAGATGGATGTATAG
- a CDS encoding MFS transporter, whose translation MLTVFIEYKLDTEKRSHALRLLTSMAGRMEAMGAHQYRLMEGLDQPGLFVETFEVETVQIYEEIKANRLADQDFCDCISGGAAKLHVWAFRPA comes from the coding sequence ATGCTAACGGTTTTCATTGAATACAAGCTGGATACTGAAAAACGAAGTCACGCTCTGCGATTGCTCACCTCGATGGCTGGGCGAATGGAAGCGATGGGTGCACATCAGTATCGCTTAATGGAGGGCCTGGATCAGCCCGGTCTGTTTGTCGAAACATTTGAGGTCGAGACTGTTCAAATATACGAAGAAATCAAGGCAAACCGATTGGCAGATCAAGACTTTTGCGACTGTATTTCTGGCGGAGCTGCAAAACTGCATGTGTGGGCGTTTCGTCCCGCTTAA
- a CDS encoding sulfite exporter TauE/SafE family protein: MEMDLSTIVLLAVFGFVAAFIDSTVGGGGLISLPALLGLGMPPYLALGTNKLAGTISSATSSYTFIKNGKFDKKLMLILFPVSLIGAYFGAKTVLFVPQEFLKVLVVIMMALIFVYTLFNKRFGQDSNYKGLTKFTLGIGIPFTFLIGFYDGFFGPGTGSFFVFLMVLLFGYDFVIAAGNGRILNLASNISALFVFTMEGKVVFMTGLIMGIAMLLGANLGAKMAIKTGVRYVRPLFLVVSITLIVKMVYELIFTA; encoded by the coding sequence GTGGAAATGGACTTATCAACGATCGTACTTCTCGCCGTCTTTGGATTCGTTGCAGCATTCATCGACAGTACTGTTGGTGGAGGTGGACTCATCTCTCTCCCCGCTCTGCTCGGTCTAGGAATGCCACCGTACCTTGCTCTTGGCACGAATAAGTTGGCTGGCACGATTTCATCTGCCACCAGCTCCTACACCTTTATCAAGAACGGTAAATTTGACAAGAAACTCATGCTGATCTTATTTCCCGTCTCCTTGATCGGCGCCTATTTCGGAGCGAAAACAGTTCTGTTCGTTCCTCAGGAGTTTTTGAAAGTCCTTGTCGTTATTATGATGGCACTCATTTTTGTTTACACCCTTTTCAACAAACGATTCGGTCAAGATTCCAACTACAAAGGGCTGACCAAATTTACGCTTGGCATCGGGATTCCTTTTACCTTTTTAATCGGATTTTACGATGGATTTTTCGGGCCGGGAACCGGTTCGTTCTTTGTTTTTCTGATGGTGCTTTTGTTTGGCTATGATTTTGTGATTGCAGCTGGCAATGGCCGAATTTTGAATCTGGCCAGTAACATTTCTGCGCTTTTTGTCTTCACAATGGAGGGCAAGGTCGTCTTCATGACTGGGCTCATCATGGGGATTGCGATGCTGTTGGGTGCGAACCTTGGCGCCAAAATGGCCATCAAAACGGGGGTACGTTATGTCCGTCCGTTGTTCTTGGTCGTATCCATTACCTTGATTGTGAAGATGGTGTATGAGTTGATTTTTACAGCTTGA
- a CDS encoding Cof-type HAD-IIB family hydrolase, whose amino-acid sequence MEYQIVFLDIDGTLINEEKVIPPDTLEAIQELQRNKIEVVLATGRAHYYFDELAKQCGIDSYVSCNGAYVVYQGTTIYDRPIPTKTLDQLQQIAAQHDHPILFQGSTAGFSTHKEHPYLDWTFQQLKLDSPDHNADFAHSENIYQALLFTPDAHEQQYREELPALSFIRWHEYCMDVFAKGGSKALGIEALLSHIGLAPSKAVAFGDGLNDKEMLSYVGMGIAMGNAHEALLPHANYVTRHVDDGGISHGLRHIGLMK is encoded by the coding sequence ATGGAGTATCAAATCGTCTTTTTAGACATTGATGGGACACTCATCAACGAAGAGAAAGTCATACCACCGGATACACTCGAAGCCATTCAAGAGCTGCAAAGAAACAAGATCGAGGTCGTCTTAGCAACAGGTAGAGCTCATTATTATTTTGACGAGCTTGCCAAACAGTGCGGCATCGACTCGTATGTCAGTTGCAATGGCGCATATGTCGTCTATCAAGGAACAACCATTTATGATCGCCCCATCCCGACCAAAACACTCGATCAATTGCAACAGATTGCGGCCCAGCACGACCATCCTATCCTGTTTCAAGGCAGTACGGCGGGCTTTTCTACCCATAAGGAGCATCCGTATTTGGATTGGACCTTTCAGCAATTGAAGCTTGATTCCCCCGATCACAATGCGGATTTCGCCCATTCTGAAAATATTTATCAAGCGCTGTTGTTTACACCAGATGCGCATGAGCAGCAATATAGAGAAGAGCTTCCCGCTCTCTCGTTTATACGCTGGCATGAGTATTGTATGGATGTTTTTGCGAAAGGCGGTTCAAAAGCGCTTGGTATTGAAGCGCTTCTCTCCCATATCGGGCTTGCTCCAAGCAAGGCAGTTGCTTTTGGAGACGGTCTGAATGACAAAGAGATGCTCTCTTATGTCGGGATGGGAATCGCCATGGGTAATGCGCATGAAGCTTTGTTGCCGCATGCCAATTACGTCACGCGCCACGTCGATGATGGCGGTATATCTCACGGCTTGCGTCACATCGGTCTGATGAAATAA
- the sigJ gene encoding RNA polymerase sigma factor SigJ, with the protein MTVHMEDVYREYKSLLFSLAYRMTGSVTEAEDIVQDTFLALAGTEIQDIHHVKSYLCKAVTNRCLDVLKSARWKREQYVGEWLPEPMLDASETNDPLQTVIAEEAVSYGLLVLLEKLPSTLRAVFVLRTALDYEYSEIAAMLGMTEVNCRKKFSLARKKLAEAGYQAIVPQPSRTSSLVEQLMQAISKSDAKSLIGLLTKDAVFVSDGGGKVRAAIHPIFSDERITAFWMGVWPRWASHATMQIRSINGQDGIAVYSEGQLKTIMQITMNEEDRIARLYMMVNPDKLAHLQKENG; encoded by the coding sequence ATGACCGTGCACATGGAGGATGTTTATCGGGAGTATAAATCATTACTGTTTTCCCTTGCGTACCGGATGACTGGCTCCGTAACGGAAGCGGAGGACATTGTTCAGGATACTTTTCTTGCGCTGGCAGGTACCGAGATCCAAGACATTCACCATGTAAAAAGCTATCTGTGCAAAGCGGTGACCAATCGCTGCCTGGACGTATTAAAATCAGCCCGTTGGAAGCGGGAGCAGTATGTAGGGGAATGGCTGCCAGAGCCGATGCTGGACGCTTCGGAAACCAATGATCCCTTGCAAACGGTGATTGCCGAAGAAGCAGTCTCGTATGGCTTACTTGTTCTCTTGGAGAAACTACCGTCGACGCTACGGGCCGTTTTTGTGCTCCGAACAGCACTCGACTACGAATACAGCGAAATTGCTGCGATGCTCGGAATGACCGAAGTAAATTGCCGTAAGAAGTTTAGCCTTGCGAGAAAAAAGCTGGCTGAAGCAGGTTATCAGGCGATCGTCCCTCAGCCAAGTCGGACTTCGAGTTTGGTAGAACAGCTCATGCAGGCCATCTCCAAGTCAGATGCGAAGTCGTTGATCGGACTTTTGACAAAAGATGCCGTGTTTGTCAGCGATGGTGGCGGGAAAGTCCGTGCGGCTATTCATCCCATTTTCTCAGACGAGCGGATTACTGCCTTCTGGATGGGGGTATGGCCAAGGTGGGCTTCTCATGCTACCATGCAAATTCGCTCGATCAATGGCCAGGATGGAATCGCTGTCTACTCCGAAGGTCAGCTGAAAACGATCATGCAGATCACAATGAATGAAGAAGATCGCATTGCACGCTTGTACATGATGGTCAATCCAGATAAGCTTGCCCATCTACAAAAAGAAAATGGATGA
- a CDS encoding RNA polymerase sigma factor, which translates to MYGSYEERIHDLVETYYQDIYYFLYHFIGNKNDAEDITQEVFTRVLQALPRYDGRVQIKTWIFSIAKHAAIDLYRRKKFQRIFADIWFKELPAKDGLPEEVYMEKERDRQLRDTILSLPPKYRMVVILRSIEGHSVKETADLLGISESKAKVDYHRAIKLIQQKMEERERKEGGAHVLERRRYPT; encoded by the coding sequence ATGTATGGGAGCTATGAAGAGCGGATTCATGATCTTGTCGAAACCTATTATCAGGACATCTATTATTTCCTCTATCATTTTATTGGGAACAAAAACGACGCAGAAGATATCACCCAAGAAGTATTCACGCGGGTGTTGCAGGCATTGCCTCGGTATGACGGAAGAGTGCAGATAAAAACATGGATATTTTCCATTGCCAAGCATGCTGCCATTGATCTTTATCGACGCAAAAAATTTCAGAGAATATTCGCGGATATTTGGTTTAAGGAGCTTCCAGCCAAGGATGGCTTGCCAGAAGAGGTTTATATGGAAAAGGAGAGAGACCGCCAGCTTAGAGATACGATTCTCTCGCTTCCTCCCAAGTATCGCATGGTTGTGATTTTACGTTCTATTGAGGGGCACAGCGTGAAAGAGACAGCAGATCTCCTGGGTATCTCTGAGTCCAAAGCCAAGGTAGACTATCATCGGGCCATCAAACTCATTCAACAAAAGATGGAGGAAAGGGAACGGAAGGAGGGGGGAGCACATGTATTGGAAAGACGGAGATACCCTACATGA
- a CDS encoding superoxide dismutase, which produces MAHQLPALPYAHNALEPHIDAQTMEIHHGRHHATYVNNLNAALEAHADLQGKSIEELISNLDALPESIRTAVRNNGGGHANHTLFWEIMSPNGGGAPTGELADAINAAFGSFDNFKAEFAKAATTRFGSGWAWLTAEGGKVAISSTPNQDSPIMEGKTPILGLDVWEHAYYLNYQNKRPDYIGAFWNVVNWDEVSKRFAAAK; this is translated from the coding sequence ATGGCACATCAACTTCCTGCATTGCCTTATGCACACAACGCTTTGGAACCACATATCGACGCGCAAACCATGGAAATCCATCACGGACGCCACCATGCTACTTATGTTAACAACCTGAATGCAGCTCTGGAAGCACACGCTGACCTGCAAGGTAAAAGCATTGAAGAGCTGATCAGCAATCTGGATGCTCTGCCTGAGTCTATCCGCACTGCTGTTCGCAACAACGGTGGAGGCCATGCTAACCACACACTGTTCTGGGAAATCATGAGCCCGAATGGCGGCGGCGCACCAACTGGTGAACTGGCTGACGCAATCAACGCGGCTTTCGGAAGCTTTGACAACTTCAAAGCAGAATTCGCAAAAGCAGCTACTACTCGTTTCGGTTCCGGATGGGCTTGGCTGACTGCAGAAGGCGGAAAAGTAGCAATCAGTTCTACTCCTAACCAAGACAGCCCAATCATGGAAGGTAAAACACCTATCCTTGGGCTGGATGTTTGGGAGCATGCATACTACCTGAACTACCAAAACAAACGCCCTGACTACATCGGTGCGTTCTGGAACGTAGTAAACTGGGATGAAGTTAGCAAGCGTTTCGCAGCAGCGAAGTAA
- a CDS encoding metal-dependent hydrolase: protein MDTATHFAMGFGLAGLAYLDPVVASTPSLGMAVMIGTVIGSQAPDLDGLVRLRGTAAYIRNHRGVSHSVPALFLWTGAIFVLIQAMMPQPHWLHLLGWIFLAVCLHVFVDLFNSYGTKGLYPFRDKWVALNAIFIFDPFIFAAHLVGFMLWAAGAHPGHVFLWIYVIIAGYYYWRCQVQRRTTELVRQRIGKAGTFTIIPTLSWTYWTFVAKTEQHWYVGEVISGDVVILDTFSIKPENERIAAAKKSYKVQSFLAFTHHVHVETKERSFGYEVKWIDLRYRSRFQGKSHYMFVAVVYLDFDLTIRDSFVGWIHRGEEQLTKKLDSKRS from the coding sequence ATGGATACAGCCACACATTTTGCCATGGGCTTTGGATTGGCCGGGCTCGCCTATCTTGATCCTGTCGTAGCTTCTACTCCGTCACTTGGAATGGCCGTCATGATTGGTACGGTCATTGGCTCGCAGGCACCTGATTTGGATGGCCTAGTCCGCCTTCGTGGTACCGCTGCCTACATTCGCAACCACCGAGGCGTTTCTCACTCGGTTCCCGCTTTATTTCTCTGGACTGGAGCCATTTTTGTTCTCATCCAGGCCATGATGCCACAGCCCCATTGGCTGCATTTGCTCGGCTGGATATTCCTGGCCGTCTGTTTACACGTATTCGTTGATTTGTTCAATTCCTATGGCACAAAGGGCCTGTACCCGTTTCGCGACAAATGGGTGGCGCTCAACGCCATTTTCATTTTCGATCCGTTCATTTTCGCTGCTCATCTCGTCGGTTTTATGCTATGGGCGGCAGGCGCGCATCCTGGACACGTCTTTTTATGGATATACGTGATCATTGCCGGATACTACTACTGGCGTTGTCAGGTGCAAAGACGTACGACGGAGCTAGTTCGCCAACGAATCGGGAAAGCTGGTACCTTCACCATCATCCCTACTCTTTCCTGGACGTATTGGACCTTCGTCGCAAAGACAGAGCAGCATTGGTATGTAGGTGAAGTCATTTCCGGGGACGTCGTCATCTTGGACACCTTCTCCATCAAACCGGAAAATGAGCGGATTGCGGCAGCCAAGAAAAGTTACAAAGTCCAGTCCTTCCTCGCTTTTACTCATCATGTGCATGTAGAAACAAAGGAGCGTTCCTTTGGCTATGAGGTCAAATGGATTGATCTGCGCTACCGCTCGCGTTTTCAAGGGAAAAGTCACTACATGTTCGTCGCCGTGGTCTACCTCGATTTTGATCTGACCATCCGCGATTCCTTCGTCGGCTGGATCCACCGCGGAGAAGAACAGCTCACTAAAAAATTGGACTCCAAACGCTCGTAA